A stretch of DNA from Triticum dicoccoides isolate Atlit2015 ecotype Zavitan chromosome 2A, WEW_v2.0, whole genome shotgun sequence:
ttaagcgtgcggaccctacggttcgagaacgatgtagacatgactgagacacatctctggtcaataaccaatagcggaacctggatgcccatattggttcctacatattctacgaagatctttatcggtcaaaccgcataacaacatacgttgttccctttgtcatcggtatgttacttgtccgagattcgatcgtcggtatccaatacctagttcaatctcgttatcgacaagtctctttactcgttctgtaatacttcatcttataactaactcattagttacatccttgcaaggcttaggtgatgagcattgccgagagggcccagagatacctctccgacaatcggagtgacaaaacctaatctcgaattatgctaactcaacatgtaccttcggagacacctgtagtactcctttataatcacccagttacgttgtgacgtttggtagtacccaaagtgttcctccggtaaacgggagttacacaattctcatagttacaggaacatgtataagtcatgaaggaagcaatagcagaatactaaacgatcaagtgctaagctaacgggatgggtcatgtcaatcacctcattctcctaatgatgtgatcccattaatcaaatgacaacacatgtcaatggttaggaaacataaccatctttgattaatgagctagtcaagtagaggcatactagtgactatatgtttgtctatgtattcacacatgtatcatgtttccggttaatacaattctagcatgaataacaaacatttatcatgaaatgaggaaataaataataactttattattgcctctagggcatatttccttcagtctcccacttgcactagagtcaataatctagattacatagtaatgattctaacacccatggagtcttggtgctgatcatgttttgctcgtgagagaggcttagtcaacgggtctgcaacattcagatccgtatgtatcttgcaaatctctatgtctcccacttggacttgatcccgaatggaattgaagcgtctcttgatgtgcttggtcctcttgtgaaatctggattcctttgccaaggcaattgcaccagtattgtcacagaagatcttcattggtcccgatgcactaggtatgacacctagatcggaaatgaactccttcatccagactccttcatttgctgcttcagaagcagctatgtactccgcttcacatgtagatcccgccacgacgctttgtttagaactgtaccaacttacagctccaccatttaataaaaacacatatccggtctgcgatttagaatcgtccggatcagtgtcaaagcttgcatcgacgtaaccatttacgactagctctttgtcacctccatatacgagaaacatatccttagtccttttcaggtatttcaggatgttcttgaccgctgtccagtgatccactcctggattactttggtacctacctgccaagcttattgctaagcatacgtcaggtctggtacacagcattgcatacatgatagagcctatggctgaagcatagggaacatctttcattttctctctatcttctgctgtggtcgggcattgagtttgactcaactttacaccttgtagcacaggcaagaatcctttctttgcctgatccattttgaactttttcaaaattttgtcaaggtatgtactttgtgaaagtcctattaagcgtcttgatctatctctatagatcttgatgcccaatatgtaagcagctttaccgaggtctttcatagaaaaacttttattcaagtatccctttatgctatccagaaattctatatcatttccaattaataatatgtcatcaacatataaaactagaaatgctacagagctcccactcactttcttgtaaatacaggcttctccaaaagtctgtataaaaccatatgctttgatcacactatcaaaacgtttattccaactccgagatgcttgcaccagtccataaatggaacgttggagcttgcacactttgtcagcactttttggatcaacaaaaccttcaggttgcatcatatacaacacttcttctagaaatccattcaagaatgcagtcttgacatccatttgccaaatttcataatcatgaaatgcagcaatagccaacatgattcggacagacttaagcatcgctacgggtgagaaagtctcatcgtagtcaaccccttgaacttgtcgaaaaccttttgcaacaagtcgagctttgtagacagtaacattaccatcagcgtcagtcttcttgttaaagatccatttattctcaatggcttgccgatcatcaggcaagtcaaccaaagtccatactttgttttcatacatggatcctatctcagatttcatggcctctagccattttgcggaatctgggctcatcatcgcttcctcatagttcgtaggttcatcatggtctagtaacatgacttccagaataggatttccgtaccactctggtgcggatcttactctggtagacctacgaggttcagtagaaacttgatctgaagtttcatgatcaatatcattagcttcctcactaattggtgtagttgtcacaggaaccggttcttgtgatgaactactttccaataagggagtagatacagttatctcatcaagttctagtttcctcccactcacttctttcgagagaaactccttctctagaaaggatccgattttagcaacgaaaatcttgcctttagatctgtgatagaaggtgtacccaattgtctcctttgggtatcctatgaagacacatttctccgatttgggttcgagcttatctggttgaagtttcttcatataagcatcgcagccccaaactttgagaaacgataactttggtttcttgccaaaccacagttcataaggcgtcgtctcaacggattttgatggtgccctatttaacgtgaatgcggccgtctctaaagcataaccccaaaacgatagcggtaaatcggtaagagacatcatagatcgcaccatatcaagtaaagtacgattacgacgttcggacacaccatttcgctgtggtgttccaggtggcgtgagttgcgaaactattccacattgtttcaaatgtaaaccaaactcgtaactcaaatattctcctccacgatcagatcatagaaactttattttcttgttacgatgattttctacttcactctgaaattctttgaacttttcaaatgtttcagacttgtgcttcatcaagtagatatacccatatctgctcaaatcatctgtgaaggtgaggaaataacgatatccgccacgagcctcaacattcatcggaccacatacatctgtatgtatgatttccaacaaatctgttgctctctccatagatccggagaacggtgttttggtcatcttgcccatgaggcacggttcgcaagtaccaagtgattcataatcaagtgattccagaagtccatcagtatggagtttcttcatgcgttttacaccgatatgacctaaatggcagtgccacaaatatgttgcactatcattatcaactctgcatcttttggcttcaacattatgaatatgtgtatcattactatcgagatttaataaaaatagaccactcttcaagggtgcatgaccataaaagatattactcatataaatagaacaaccattattctctgatttaaatgaataaccgtctcgcatcaaacaagatccagatataatgttcatgctcaacgcaggcaccaaataacaattattcaggtctaaaactaatcccgatggtagatgtagaggtagcgtgccgaccgcgatcacatcgactttggaaccatttcccacgcgcatcgtcacctcgttcttagctaatcttcgcttaatccgtagtccctgtttcgagttgcaaatgttagcaacagaaccagtatcaaatacccaggtgctactgcgagcattagtaaggtacacatcaataacatgtatatcacatatacctttgttcactttgccatccttcttatccgccaaatactcggggcagttccgcttctagtgtccagtctgcttgcagtagaagcactcagtttcaggcttaggtccagacttgggtttcttcacttgagcaacaacttgtttgccattccttttgaagttccccttcttcttccctttgccccttttcttgaaaccagtggtcttgttgaccatcaacacttgatgctcctttttgatttctacctccgcggctttcagcatcgcgaagagctcgggaatagtcttattcatcccttgcatattatagttcatcacaaagctcttgtagcttggtggtagtgattggagaattctgtcaatgacgctatcatccggaagattaactcccagttgaatcaagtgattattatacccagacattttgagtatatgctcactgacagaactactctcctccatcttgcagctgtagaacttattggagacttcatatctctcaatccgggcatttgcttgaaatattaacttcaactcctggaacatctcatatgccccatgacattcaaaacgtcgttgaagacccggttctaagccgtaaagcatggcacactgaactatagagtagtcatcagctttgctctgccagacgttcttaacgtcgttagttgcatcagcagcaggcctggcacccagcggtgcttccaggatgtaactcttctgtgcagcaatgaggataatcctcaggttacggacccagtccgtgtaattgctaccatcatcttttaactttgctttctcaaggaacgcattaaaattcaacggaacaatagcacgagccatctatctacatacaaacatagacaagcaaaatactatcaggtactaagttcatgataaatttaagttcaattaatcatattactaaagaactcccacttagacagacatctctctagtcatctaagtgattacgtgatccaaatcaactaaaccatgtccgatcatcacgtgagatggagtagtttcaatggtgaacatctttatgttgatcatatctactatatgattcacgctcgacctttcggtccccgtgttccaaggccatatctgtatatgctaggctcgtcaagtataacctgagtattccgcgtgtgcaactgttttgcacccgttgtatttgaacgtagagcctatcacacccgatcatcacgtggtgtctcagcacgaagaacttttgcaacggtgcatactcagggagaacacttcttgataattagtgagagatcatcttaaaatgctaccatcaaacaaagcaagataagatgcaaaaaggataaacatcacatgcaatcaatataagtgatatgatatggccatcatcatcttgtgcttgtgatctccatcttcgaagcaccgtcgtgatcaccatcgtcaccggcgcgacaccttgatctccatcgtagcatcgttgtcgttacgccatctattgcttctacgactatcgctaccgcttagagataaagtaaagcaattacagggcgtttgcatttcatacaataaagcgacaaccatatggctcctgccagttgccgataacttcggttacaaaacatgatcatctcatacaataaaatatagcatcatgtcttggccatatcacatcacaacatgccctgcaaaaacaagttagacgtcctctactttgttgttgcaaattttacgtggctgctacgggcttaagcaagaaccaatctcacctacgcatcaaaaccacaacgatagtttgtcaaatagactccgttttaaccttcacaaggaccgggcatagccacactcggttcaactaaagtgagagagacagacacccgccagccacctttaagcacgagtgctcgtaacggtgaaaccagtctcgcgtaagcgtacgcgtaatgtcggtccgggccgcttcatctcacaataccgctgaaccaaagtatgacatgctggtaggcagtatgacttatatcgtccacaacttacttgtgttctactcgtgcatataacatcaacgcataaaacctaggctcggatgccactgttggggaacgtagtaatttcaaaaaatttcctacgcacatgcaagatcatggtgatgatatagcaacgaggggagagtgttgtctacgtaccctcgtagaccgaagcggaagcgttgacgcaacgtagaggaagtagtcgtacgtcctccggttcaaccgatccaagtaccgttactccggcacctccgagttcttgacacgcgtacagctcgatgacgcaccctcgatctccgatccagcagaggcgccgagggggagttccgtcagcacgacggcatggtgacgatcttgatgttctcctgttgcagggcttcacctaagcaccgctacaatatgaccgaggtgtaatatcgtggaggggggcaccgcacacggctaaggaacgatcaatgatcaacttgtgtgttctagggtgcccccctacccccgtatataaaggagggagggaggaggtggccggccctaggtggggcgcgccatgaggagggggaaacctactccaagtaggtttccctctcttttccttatcttatttggagggggaaggaaagagtactagtattaggaagtagtactagtagtagtaataggaagagggggaaggagaaaggaaagggggggccggcccccctccccaattcggattgggcttgggggggggtgcgcccccttcccttgctccttctctcttcttcctacatgggcccaataaggcccatatacctcccggggggttccggtaacctcccgggcctCCAAACTTCTTCGGAAtcttttcggtgtccaaatatatccgtccaatatatcaatctttatgtctcgaccatttcgagactcctcgtcatgtccgcaatcatatccgggactccgaacaaccttcggtacatcaaaatacataaactcataatataactgtcatcgaaaccttaagcgtgcggaccctatggttcgagaacgatgtagacatgactgagacacatctctggtcaataaccaatagcgggacctggatgcccatattggttcctacatattctacgaagatctttatcggtcaaaccgcataacaacatacgttgttccctttgtcatcagtatgttacttgtccgagattcgatcgtcggtatccaatacctagttcaatctcgttatcgacaagtctctttactcgttctgtaatacttcatcttataactaactcattagttacatgcttgcaaggcttaggtgatgagcattgccgagagggcccagagatacctctccgacaatcggagtgacaaaacctaatctcgaattatgctaactcaacatgtaccttcggagacacctgtagtactcctttataatcacccagttacgttgtgacgtttggtagtacccaaagtgttcctccggtaaacgggagttacacaattctcatagttacaggaacatgtataagtcatgaaggaagcaatagcagaatactaaacgatcaagtgctaagctaacgggatgggtcatgtcaatcacctcattctcctaatgatgtgatcccattaatcaaatgacaacacatgtcaatggttaggaaacataaccatctttgattaatgagctagtcaagtagaggcatactagtgactatatgtttgtctatgtattcacacatgtatcatgtttccggttaatacaattctagaatgaataataaacatttatcatgaaatgaggaaataaataataactttattattgcctctagggcatatttccttcagtctcccacttgcactagagtcaataatctagattacatagtcaaATTTTATAACTTTAACTTAGGATAAAATTAACATTAAAAAAAGAGTACAAAATAAAACATAAATGATTACAGCGGTGGGGTTTAACCATGTTACCTCCCGATTAAAAAAAACACGTTACCGACTAGCCAGAGCATATGGAGTCTTCATTAGCAAATAGCAAGCAACTAAAAAAGTCAGCAAAAGAGTCAAACCATGTAGGTCAAAGCATTGAACTATGGGTGGGCATAAAAGTGTATGTGCCCTCTTCATCGACTGATACACTTGTGCACTAGGTGACGGAGAAGAGTGACACAGCATCTCATCATGTATATATGGTTTTTTAGCACACCATGGCTGGCAGGCGGACAGGTTTTTGCACGCTTCACACGTATGATATGGTCGAGTTTCGAGCAGACTCCAGCTTGATGCATGGGGACACGCGTGGGCCACACAGAGGATCGATGCGCCGCCGCTGCTGTCTAGtcctaagactagtcacagtgcggagtaacttagagtagtaacatgcatatattattagtctatgttactatttctacagtgggtagtaacatatgtgttgtTTCATGCATTatttcatttattaggttgtagactcatcttttttTGATAtgagtgatgttacagtaactagctatgttaccatatATTTTTTTTTTCCATTAATTACATGTCACGTCATCTATTTTATCAAGATAAGTGTGATGTTACCGTCTATATTACTCCCACTATAAATAGTCTAAGAGGTTATAGATACAGTACCGATAGACACGTGTGCCTCTCCTCTGCCCTGCCGGGACCGACGTGCATTCGACGAGTCAGTTCGCAGCGACCCTGTTGATCTCAACATTGAATTCTTCGGTTGCTGGCAAAATTCTCCGTGATGAATGAAAGTATATCAATTGCCTGAAGAAAAGCGAAACTGACGGGGCCCAAATTAGGCAACTGGTTCGGATCCGATTCCTCACTACCACACCGCCCGATTAACAAACCGCACTAGTAGGACACAATTAtcttaccccgcaaaaaaaaaggacACAATTATCTTGGCAAATCGCATCCGACGGCCCGTATTCATCCTTACCCTCCAACTCGGCCCGACAGCCATCCATCCTTCCTCCTCGCCCTGCCTTTCCCTCCAAAAAATACTACTAGTACTAAAGCCCTGCCTCTACACCCACTGCCACAGAGACCCCGCCAAAACACGGGCCTGCATGCCACGGACCGAAGCAAAGAAAATCCCGTGGCGCACTTGATATTCATTCCTGCCTTGCCTTCCCTAAAAAAAATTGATATTGCTGCCACGTCGGTGTCCGCCGAGCTGAGAGtgaaacaaagacaaagagaaggaGAAAGCGAGAGGAGAGGCGGACGCGAGACGGGACTAGCGCCACTCCATTCCACTTCCCTCCCTCGCTTGCCTTCCTTCCTATCATAGCATTCCTAGATAGACAGATAGAAACCCCCGATTCTGATCGCCGGGATGAGGTTCTGACCCCCGATTCGGTCCGTCGATTGTGATTTCCCCTCGATTTGGTGCGGGATTAGCGGCCGGAATTAATCGCCATGACGGCGGCGTCGCCGATGGTGCTGTCCCTCCTGCTCTTCGCCTCGCTCACGGCGCTGCTCGTCCTGGCCCCTCGCGCgtcgtcgccgccgctgccgctgccgctgcccgtgGTGGTTGGGGACGAGGAGGCGCCGGCCGCCGCTGGGGGTGCTGCTGCGGGGAGCAGCGGCGGGGGGGCGGGAGTTGAGGAGGGACCGGAGGACCTCGCGCTGTCCCGGCGCGTcacgctcgacgccggcgagggtgCGGCGGTAGCGTCCAAGGTGGCCTTCATGTTCCTGACCAACTCCGACCTCACCTTCGCGCCGCTTTGGGAGCGCTTCTTCGCGGGGCACGCCCACCAGTTCAACGTCTACGTGCACGCAGACCCGGCGGTGAGGCTGCGGCACCCCCCTACGCCTTCCTTCCGGGGCCGCTTCGTCGCGGCCAAGCCGACGCGGCGCGGGGACCCGAGCCTCATCGCTGCGGCGCGGCGGCTGCTTGTCGCCGCGCTACTGGACGACCCGGCCAACGCCTACTTCGCACTGCTCTCGCAGCACTGCGTCCCGCTCCACTCCTTCCCGCGGCTCTACGCGGCGCTCTTCCCGCCCAAGGCCGCGCACCACCACCGCCTCCCTAGCTATATCGAGGTGCTTACCGGCGAGCCCCAGATGCCCGCGCGCTACGTGGCGCGG
This window harbors:
- the LOC119354516 gene encoding glycosyltransferase BC10-like codes for the protein MTAASPMVLSLLLFASLTALLVLAPRASSPPLPLPLPVVVGDEEAPAAAGGAAAGSSGGGAGVEEGPEDLALSRRVTLDAGEGAAVASKVAFMFLTNSDLTFAPLWERFFAGHAHQFNVYVHADPAVRLRHPPTPSFRGRFVAAKPTRRGDPSLIAAARRLLVAALLDDPANAYFALLSQHCVPLHSFPRLYAALFPPKAAHHHRLPSYIEVLTGEPQMPARYVARGDDAMLPEVPFDRFRIGSQFFTLARRHAVLVVRERRLWRKFREPCLQESQDSCYPEEHYFPTLLDMADPAGCTRYTLTRVNWTDSFEGHPHTYAAPEVSPRLVAELRQSNSSTYEHMFARKFAPDCLGPLMAIADTVIFKD